A genomic segment from Parambassis ranga unplaced genomic scaffold, fParRan2.1 scaffold_73_arrow_ctg1, whole genome shotgun sequence encodes:
- the LOC114431380 gene encoding uncharacterized protein LOC114431380 isoform X2 has protein sequence MALMEGLLKNIRLSDTKKNRRRTVRWMQKHGILRRTMKCAKCNRCMHLVTCHVKDGLWWFAQGLRLKQLDMITEGIAASSRTLTRMAKVLRKVCIAALKRLRKRGMRIGGHHRFVVIDESKFAHKQKYHRGRCGNTWHRERQWVFGMLEVDGNSRRPILRLVRDRTRQTLIGKIRRHIRPRTSILTDEWRAYKGQLAKYGYGQYSVCHKKNFVNQETGAHTHHIERAWQNYKLEVWRQRGNRTPESLKLHLKMIEWHHWLGVRHYNGVLGRLFHDVKKQIK, from the exons ATGGCACTAATGGAAGGACTTCTAAAAAATATTAGGCTTTCAGATAcaaagaagaacagaagaagaacagtTAGATGGATGCAGAAACATGGTATCCTGAGGAGAACGATGAAGTGCGCTAAATGCAATCGTTGCATGCACCTGGTGACATGTCACGTCAAGGATGGGCTGTGGTG gTTTGCACAAGGTTTGCGGTTGAAGCAACTTGACATGATCACTGAGGGGATAGCTGCAAGCTCCAGGACATTAACAAGAATGGCAAAAGTACTCAGAAAG GTTTGCATCGCTGCCCTCAAGCGACTGAGGAAAAGAGGAATGAGGATTGGTGGTCATCATCGTTTTGTTGTTATCGACGAGAGCAAATTTGCCCACAAGCAAAAG TACCATCGTGGTCGATGCGGCAACACTTGGCACCGTGAGCGGCAGTGGGTCTTTGGGATGCTGGAGGTTGATGGGAATTCTAGAAGACCCATTCTGAGACTTGTCCGGGATCGCACAAGGCAAACCCTTATAGGCAAAATTAGACGCCATATCAGACCCAGAACATCCATCCTCACTGATGAGTGGCGTGCCTACAAGGGGCAACTTGCAAAGTATGGATATGGTCAGTATTCTGTCTGccataaaaaaaactttgttaaCCAGGAGACTGGTGCTCATACTCACCATATTGAGCGTGCATGGCAAAACTACAAGCTGGAAGTATGGCGCCAGAGAGGTAATCGTACTCCTGAgtcactgaagcttcatctcaAGATGATAGAGTGGCACCACTGGTTAGGTGTACGCCATTACAATGGTGTCTTGGGCAGACTTTTCcatgatgtaaaaaaacaaatcaagtgA
- the LOC114431380 gene encoding uncharacterized protein LOC114431380 isoform X1, which produces MALMEGLLKNIRLSDTKKNRRRTVRWMQKHGILRRTMKCAKCNRCMHLVTCHVKDGLWWVCKHHKSSPRSVRNGSIFNKSHITLIKWLEFMHRFAQGLRLKQLDMITEGIAASSRTLTRMAKVLRKVCIAALKRLRKRGMRIGGHHRFVVIDESKFAHKQKYHRGRCGNTWHRERQWVFGMLEVDGNSRRPILRLVRDRTRQTLIGKIRRHIRPRTSILTDEWRAYKGQLAKYGYGQYSVCHKKNFVNQETGAHTHHIERAWQNYKLEVWRQRGNRTPESLKLHLKMIEWHHWLGVRHYNGVLGRLFHDVKKQIK; this is translated from the exons ATGGCACTAATGGAAGGACTTCTAAAAAATATTAGGCTTTCAGATAcaaagaagaacagaagaagaacagtTAGATGGATGCAGAAACATGGTATCCTGAGGAGAACGATGAAGTGCGCTAAATGCAATCGTTGCATGCACCTGGTGACATGTCACGTCAAGGATGGGCTGTGGTG GGTCTGTAAGCATCATAAAAGTTCCCCACGGTCTGTACGCAATGGCTCAATATTCAACAAGTCTCACATTACTTTGATAAAATGGCTGGAGTTCATGCACAG gTTTGCACAAGGTTTGCGGTTGAAGCAACTTGACATGATCACTGAGGGGATAGCTGCAAGCTCCAGGACATTAACAAGAATGGCAAAAGTACTCAGAAAG GTTTGCATCGCTGCCCTCAAGCGACTGAGGAAAAGAGGAATGAGGATTGGTGGTCATCATCGTTTTGTTGTTATCGACGAGAGCAAATTTGCCCACAAGCAAAAG TACCATCGTGGTCGATGCGGCAACACTTGGCACCGTGAGCGGCAGTGGGTCTTTGGGATGCTGGAGGTTGATGGGAATTCTAGAAGACCCATTCTGAGACTTGTCCGGGATCGCACAAGGCAAACCCTTATAGGCAAAATTAGACGCCATATCAGACCCAGAACATCCATCCTCACTGATGAGTGGCGTGCCTACAAGGGGCAACTTGCAAAGTATGGATATGGTCAGTATTCTGTCTGccataaaaaaaactttgttaaCCAGGAGACTGGTGCTCATACTCACCATATTGAGCGTGCATGGCAAAACTACAAGCTGGAAGTATGGCGCCAGAGAGGTAATCGTACTCCTGAgtcactgaagcttcatctcaAGATGATAGAGTGGCACCACTGGTTAGGTGTACGCCATTACAATGGTGTCTTGGGCAGACTTTTCcatgatgtaaaaaaacaaatcaagtgA